Proteins encoded within one genomic window of Sphaerotilus montanus:
- a CDS encoding DUF1800 domain-containing protein has product MALTSALGAPAAAQTPGTTFLIGGVPYTSTACAPEWGSCRFTGTRRVAYGVGTQWLFRYATGSQDCKSAAFGKDPAFGKKKACYTTASTVLIPPTSPNPAPLTTAQKQAARLLNQATWGATATEITRVSAMTPTAWVTEQLAKPLTTPSHFDYVAMKGPLGTSEHINAFMESFWSQAATGQDQLRQRMVFALSEIFVTSAVSSGIDTQAAAHAAYHDLLARNAFGNYRQLLEDVSLSPVMGIYLSHMNNQKEDAATGRLPDENYAREVMQLFSIGLWMLNQDGSRKLDATGNPIPTYGIPEVMGMAKVFTGWTFNGVQAWNAPMMNNPAITSTSAKNIVNGVTIPAGTGGAASLKIALDTLANHPNVAPFMSEQLIKRFVTSNPSRAYVGRIAAVWANNGKGVRGDLGAVIKAILLDTEARSDANLTSSTYGKLREPMLRFGHWLRAFNARPNDGVWTIWNLEDPVTSLGQNPQRSPSVFNYFRPDYAPPGPILAAGLTAPEFQITHETTLTGYSNFMSYASERGFGGKILPNYAPYEAIADNAETLLSRLNIELMAGQMSDATKQTITGVMNTLPVTLANARKLRVWQAVFLVMTSPEYVVQR; this is encoded by the coding sequence ATGGCTTTGACCAGTGCGCTTGGCGCACCTGCCGCAGCGCAGACCCCCGGCACCACCTTTCTCATCGGCGGTGTGCCCTACACCAGCACGGCCTGTGCGCCCGAATGGGGAAGCTGTCGCTTCACCGGCACGCGCCGCGTGGCCTATGGCGTGGGCACGCAGTGGCTGTTCCGCTATGCCACCGGCAGCCAGGACTGCAAGAGTGCGGCGTTTGGCAAGGACCCGGCCTTCGGCAAGAAGAAGGCGTGCTACACCACCGCGTCCACGGTGCTGATCCCGCCGACCTCGCCGAACCCGGCGCCGCTGACCACGGCACAGAAGCAGGCCGCCCGGCTGCTGAACCAGGCCACCTGGGGCGCGACTGCCACCGAGATCACCCGCGTCTCGGCGATGACGCCCACCGCCTGGGTGACCGAACAGCTGGCCAAGCCGTTGACCACGCCCAGCCATTTCGACTACGTGGCGATGAAGGGCCCGCTGGGCACGTCCGAGCACATCAACGCCTTCATGGAAAGCTTCTGGTCGCAGGCCGCCACCGGTCAGGACCAGCTGCGCCAGCGCATGGTCTTCGCGCTGTCCGAGATCTTCGTCACCAGCGCGGTCAGCAGCGGCATCGACACCCAGGCGGCCGCCCACGCCGCCTACCACGACCTGCTGGCCCGCAACGCCTTCGGCAACTACCGCCAGCTGCTGGAAGACGTGTCGCTGAGCCCGGTGATGGGCATCTACCTCTCGCACATGAACAACCAGAAGGAAGACGCCGCCACCGGCCGTCTGCCGGACGAGAACTATGCGCGCGAGGTGATGCAGCTCTTCAGCATCGGCCTGTGGATGCTCAACCAGGACGGCTCCCGCAAGCTCGACGCCACCGGCAACCCCATCCCCACCTACGGCATCCCCGAGGTGATGGGCATGGCCAAGGTCTTCACCGGCTGGACCTTCAACGGCGTGCAGGCCTGGAACGCGCCGATGATGAACAACCCGGCGATCACCTCGACCTCGGCCAAGAACATCGTCAACGGCGTCACCATCCCCGCGGGCACTGGCGGCGCGGCCTCGCTGAAGATCGCCCTCGACACGCTGGCCAACCACCCGAACGTGGCGCCTTTCATGAGCGAGCAGCTCATCAAGCGCTTCGTCACCAGCAACCCGAGCCGCGCCTACGTCGGCCGGATCGCGGCGGTGTGGGCCAACAACGGCAAGGGCGTGCGCGGTGACCTGGGTGCGGTGATCAAGGCCATCCTGCTCGACACCGAAGCCCGCAGCGACGCCAACCTCACCAGCAGCACCTACGGCAAGCTGCGCGAGCCGATGCTGCGCTTCGGGCACTGGCTGCGGGCGTTCAACGCCAGGCCCAACGATGGCGTCTGGACGATCTGGAACCTGGAAGACCCGGTGACCAGCCTCGGCCAGAACCCGCAGCGCTCGCCCAGCGTCTTCAACTACTTCCGGCCGGACTACGCGCCGCCGGGGCCGATCCTGGCCGCGGGCCTGACCGCACCGGAGTTCCAGATCACCCACGAGACCACGCTCACTGGCTACAGCAACTTCATGTCCTACGCCAGCGAGCGGGGCTTCGGCGGCAAGATCCTGCCGAACTACGCGCCCTACGAGGCCATCGCCGACAACGCCGAGACGCTGCTGAGCCGCCTCAACATCGAGCTGATGGCCGGCCAGATGAGCGATGCCACCAAGCAGACCATCACCGGCGTGATGAACACGCTGCCGGTGACGCTGGCCAACGCGCGCAAGCTGCGCGTCTGGCAGGCCGTCTTCCTGGTGATGACCTCACCCGAATACGTGGTTCAACGCTGA
- a CDS encoding AEC family transporter translates to MLLRILSILFPLFAITAVGFVVGRRLKPDLSHANRLNMDVCTPALVFGALASKEFHLDQYLPLLGAAFLVIAGSGLVGWAVARLAGIDPKTLVPPMMFNNCGNLGLPLAVLAFGADALAPAVVLFTLSNLLQFSFGTWLLDHHARLATAWRSPSVLAAFAGLAVGVAGVALWPPLLVAIRMVGEIAVPLMLLALGVRMAESRITAIGFGVFGAALRPAAGMALAWVAARLIALPPREEALLLVFGALPPAVLNYMLAERYGQEPDKVASMVLIGNLATVVFMPLALAVALGVALPP, encoded by the coding sequence ATGCTCCTGCGCATCCTCTCGATCCTGTTCCCGCTCTTCGCCATCACCGCCGTCGGCTTCGTCGTCGGCCGGCGCCTGAAACCCGACCTGTCGCACGCCAACCGGCTCAACATGGACGTCTGCACGCCCGCGCTGGTGTTCGGCGCGCTGGCGAGCAAGGAGTTCCACCTCGACCAGTACCTGCCGCTGCTCGGCGCCGCCTTCCTCGTCATCGCGGGCAGCGGCCTGGTCGGCTGGGCGGTGGCGCGGCTGGCGGGGATCGACCCGAAGACGCTCGTGCCGCCGATGATGTTCAACAACTGCGGCAACCTCGGGCTGCCGCTGGCGGTGCTGGCATTCGGAGCAGACGCGCTGGCGCCAGCGGTGGTGCTGTTCACGCTGTCGAACCTGCTGCAGTTCTCCTTCGGCACCTGGCTGCTCGACCACCACGCGCGGCTGGCCACCGCGTGGCGCTCGCCGTCGGTGCTGGCGGCGTTCGCGGGGCTGGCGGTGGGCGTGGCCGGGGTGGCGCTGTGGCCGCCGCTGCTGGTGGCGATCCGCATGGTCGGGGAGATCGCGGTGCCGCTGATGCTGCTGGCGCTGGGCGTGCGCATGGCCGAGTCGCGCATCACGGCGATCGGCTTCGGCGTGTTCGGCGCGGCGCTGCGGCCGGCGGCGGGCATGGCGCTGGCGTGGGTCGCCGCGCGGCTGATCGCGCTGCCGCCGCGCGAGGAGGCGCTGCTGCTGGTGTTCGGGGCGCTGCCGCCGGCGGTGCTGAACTACATGCTCGCCGAGCGGTATGGGCAGGAGCCGGACAAGGTGGCCTCGATGGTGCTGATCGGCAACCTGGCGACGGTCGTGTTCATGCCGCTGGCGCTGGCGGTCGCGCTGGGGGTCGCGCTGCCGCCCTGA
- a CDS encoding MAPEG family protein, producing MPWIDLVTFLALAQYLVFGGLVGSARGRYGVKAPATTGNELFERHYRVQMNTLELLVVFVPALWMAAKYWSPAAMAAVGAVYLVGRILYQRAYTRAPSQRSLGFALSIGPVSVLLVAAFAGMVRSALAG from the coding sequence ATGCCCTGGATCGACCTCGTCACCTTCCTCGCCCTCGCCCAGTACCTCGTCTTCGGCGGGCTGGTCGGCAGCGCCCGTGGCCGCTACGGCGTCAAGGCGCCCGCCACCACCGGCAACGAGCTGTTCGAGCGCCACTACCGCGTGCAGATGAACACGCTGGAGCTGCTGGTGGTGTTCGTGCCGGCGCTGTGGATGGCCGCGAAGTACTGGTCCCCGGCCGCGATGGCCGCCGTGGGCGCGGTCTATCTGGTCGGCCGGATCCTCTACCAGCGGGCCTACACGCGCGCGCCGTCGCAGCGCTCGCTGGGCTTCGCGCTCAGCATCGGACCGGTGTCGGTGCTGCTGGTCGCTGCGTTCGCGGGCATGGTGCGCAGCGCGCTGGCGGGCTGA
- a CDS encoding enoyl ACP reductase FabMG family protein, whose product MHSPTPLRSVPQSNIFRPGDVFVLFGELFGRGYANGLVNEARKAGMEIIGITVGRRDDDNRLRPLNDEELAVAEANLGGKILNVPLMAGFDLDAAPGAPTPTDLLGSMTLKNWTDVKLDWAHIDQCREIGVQRFKDGVAEVMARLDGLIADGRNVFFAHTMAGGIPKAKVFLAIANRIYKGRGERFMASSQLLESDLGKLILQNFDEVTANSFQHLIDGSAAIRARLAASGGEVRYSAYGYHGTEILIDGAYAWQTYTTYTQGYAKMRLERIAQAAWEQGVQATVYNCPEIRTNSSDIFVGVELPLFALLLALKKEDGGAWAEAQWQACRDLLLEDQSLEAVLQKITDFNASDVAESFRDFAAWPMSNTPELADIMIGTSDAITQMHKDRKALITDHLSALVLEAVGPLMFHESSRPAGPVLWLNHDVIARQLNQLHA is encoded by the coding sequence ATGCATTCACCCACCCCTCTCCGGTCCGTGCCGCAATCGAACATCTTCCGTCCGGGCGATGTGTTCGTGCTGTTTGGCGAACTCTTCGGCCGTGGCTATGCCAACGGTCTGGTCAACGAAGCGCGCAAGGCCGGCATGGAGATCATCGGGATCACGGTCGGCCGCCGTGACGACGACAACCGGCTGCGCCCGCTGAACGACGAAGAGCTGGCCGTGGCCGAAGCCAACCTGGGCGGCAAGATCCTCAACGTGCCGCTGATGGCCGGTTTCGACCTCGACGCCGCCCCGGGCGCGCCCACGCCGACCGACCTGCTGGGCAGCATGACGCTCAAGAACTGGACCGACGTGAAGCTCGACTGGGCGCACATCGACCAGTGCCGCGAGATCGGTGTCCAGCGCTTCAAGGACGGCGTGGCCGAGGTCATGGCCCGCCTGGACGGCCTGATCGCCGACGGCCGCAACGTCTTCTTCGCGCACACGATGGCCGGCGGCATCCCGAAGGCCAAGGTGTTCCTGGCGATTGCCAACCGGATCTACAAGGGGCGCGGCGAGCGGTTCATGGCGTCGAGCCAGCTGCTGGAGAGCGACCTGGGCAAGCTGATCCTGCAGAACTTCGACGAGGTGACGGCCAACAGCTTCCAGCACCTGATCGACGGCAGCGCGGCGATCCGCGCGCGTCTGGCGGCCAGTGGCGGCGAGGTGCGGTATTCGGCCTACGGCTACCACGGCACCGAGATCCTCATCGACGGCGCGTACGCGTGGCAGACCTACACCACCTACACGCAGGGCTACGCCAAGATGCGGCTGGAGCGCATCGCCCAGGCGGCCTGGGAACAGGGCGTCCAGGCGACGGTCTACAACTGCCCCGAGATCCGGACCAACTCGTCGGACATCTTCGTCGGCGTCGAGCTGCCGCTGTTCGCGCTGCTGCTGGCGCTGAAGAAGGAGGACGGCGGCGCCTGGGCTGAAGCGCAGTGGCAGGCCTGCCGCGACCTGCTGCTGGAGGACCAGTCGCTCGAAGCGGTGCTGCAGAAGATCACCGACTTCAACGCCAGCGACGTGGCGGAAAGCTTCCGCGACTTCGCGGCCTGGCCGATGTCCAACACGCCCGAGCTGGCCGACATCATGATCGGCACCTCGGACGCCATCACGCAGATGCACAAGGACCGCAAGGCGCTGATCACCGACCACCTCAGCGCCCTGGTGCTGGAGGCGGTCGGGCCGCTGATGTTCCATGAGTCGTCCCGCCCGGCCGGGCCGGTGCTCTGGCTCAACCATGACGTGATCGCTCGGCAGTTGAATCAGTTGCACGCTTGA
- a CDS encoding GntR family transcriptional regulator, protein MLPSEKFLAAFRSNDEAPRTLVERAYLSLRHDIVCGALAPGERLRVEHLKDRYDVGAGTLREALSLLLSDALVTAEGQRGFRVTPISLADLEDVTNTRVLLETEALRLSIRHGDAAWELALVAAFDRLSTAERTPESLRSGAWEHANRGFHEALIAGHGSPWSRYLLGILYRHAERYRYIALRAAAATEAGPPRDVHREHEDLFRAAIGRQEARAALALEVHVRNTCEVLKKAGLGAM, encoded by the coding sequence ATGCTGCCATCCGAAAAATTCCTCGCCGCCTTCCGCAGCAACGACGAAGCCCCGCGCACCCTCGTCGAGCGCGCCTACCTGAGCCTGCGCCACGACATCGTCTGCGGCGCGCTGGCGCCGGGCGAGCGGCTGCGGGTCGAGCACTTGAAGGACCGCTACGACGTCGGCGCCGGCACGCTGCGCGAGGCGCTGTCGCTGCTGCTGTCGGACGCGCTGGTGACGGCGGAGGGGCAGCGGGGCTTCCGCGTCACGCCGATCTCGCTGGCCGATCTGGAGGACGTCACCAACACCCGCGTGCTGCTGGAGACCGAGGCGCTGCGCCTGTCGATCCGCCACGGTGACGCGGCCTGGGAACTCGCCCTCGTCGCCGCCTTCGACCGCCTGAGCACGGCCGAACGCACGCCGGAAAGCCTGCGCTCGGGCGCCTGGGAACACGCCAACCGCGGCTTCCACGAGGCGCTCATCGCCGGCCACGGCTCGCCCTGGAGCCGCTACCTGCTCGGCATCCTCTACCGCCACGCCGAGCGCTACCGCTACATCGCGCTGCGCGCGGCCGCGGCGACCGAAGCCGGCCCGCCGCGCGACGTGCACCGCGAGCACGAGGACCTGTTCCGTGCGGCGATCGGCCGGCAGGAGGCGCGTGCGGCGCTGGCGCTGGAGGTGCATGTGCGCAATACGTGCGAGGTGCTGAAGAAGGCGGGGTTGGGGGCGATGTGA
- a CDS encoding sigma-54-dependent Fis family transcriptional regulator — protein MPNHLKYPPDTDLRRLLRFAPEEGAIWLGERRMVLLHTASLGALRQDLINSIGLEQARRIFTRMGYASGLNDAEFARKTRPGEDPAAAFLVGPQLHMLEGAARVTPLKMTFDREAGRFEGEFRWDHSWEAHAHRHTFGPADEPSCWMLTGYACGYTSAFMGRLILFKEVTCTACGDDHCRIVGRPIEDWPDGEAHRVYFASDSLVEKIEALSLQVEALRSTLAPAGPCGSMVGQSPAFRRAFELLGKAAATQVTVLLTGETGVGKERFARTLHELSERRAGPFVAVNCAALPAELIEAELFGVEKGAYTGAHAARTGRFERADGGTLFLDEIGDLPVPLQAKLLRALQEGEIERLGSETTRKVNVRLVAATNVDLDAAVKAGRFRRDLLYRLNIYPIRIPPLRERGADIELLAQTLLARFTALHGKRLQGFSERALQALGRHAWPGNVRELENIVERGVILAAQGGSIEAEDLFSLSPGHADQAADRTGLDPHGQLATLPPDPDEDLCERMLASGLPLEELEHQLLAFAVARESGNLSAAARRLGITRPQLAYRLRRGPMPSEPGAA, from the coding sequence ATGCCCAACCACCTGAAGTACCCGCCCGACACCGACCTGCGCCGCCTGCTGCGCTTCGCGCCGGAGGAGGGCGCGATCTGGCTCGGCGAGCGGCGCATGGTGCTGCTGCACACGGCGTCGCTCGGGGCGCTGCGCCAGGACCTGATCAACTCGATCGGGCTGGAGCAGGCGCGGCGCATCTTCACGCGCATGGGCTACGCCAGCGGCCTGAACGACGCCGAGTTCGCCCGCAAGACGCGGCCCGGGGAGGATCCGGCGGCGGCCTTCCTGGTCGGGCCGCAGCTGCACATGCTCGAAGGCGCGGCGCGGGTCACGCCGCTGAAGATGACCTTCGACCGCGAGGCCGGCCGCTTCGAGGGCGAGTTCCGCTGGGACCATTCCTGGGAGGCCCACGCCCACCGCCACACCTTCGGCCCCGCCGACGAGCCGAGCTGCTGGATGCTCACCGGCTATGCCTGCGGCTACACCTCGGCGTTCATGGGGCGGCTGATCCTGTTCAAGGAGGTCACCTGCACCGCCTGCGGCGACGACCACTGCCGCATCGTCGGCCGCCCGATCGAGGACTGGCCGGACGGCGAGGCGCACCGCGTCTACTTCGCCTCCGACTCGCTGGTCGAGAAGATCGAGGCGCTGAGCCTGCAGGTCGAGGCGCTGCGCTCGACGCTGGCACCGGCCGGGCCGTGTGGTTCGATGGTGGGGCAGTCGCCCGCCTTCCGGCGCGCCTTCGAGCTGCTCGGCAAGGCGGCGGCCACACAGGTCACCGTGCTGCTGACCGGCGAGACCGGCGTCGGCAAGGAGCGGTTTGCCCGCACGCTGCACGAGCTGAGCGAGCGCCGTGCCGGCCCCTTCGTCGCGGTGAACTGCGCCGCGCTGCCGGCCGAGCTGATCGAGGCGGAGCTGTTCGGCGTGGAGAAGGGCGCCTACACCGGCGCGCACGCCGCCCGCACCGGCCGCTTCGAGCGCGCCGATGGCGGCACCCTGTTCCTCGACGAGATCGGCGACCTGCCCGTGCCGCTGCAGGCCAAGCTGCTGCGGGCGCTGCAGGAGGGCGAGATCGAGCGCCTGGGCAGCGAGACCACGCGCAAGGTCAACGTGCGGCTGGTGGCGGCGACGAACGTGGACCTGGACGCGGCGGTCAAGGCGGGGCGGTTCCGGCGTGACCTGCTGTACCGGCTCAACATCTACCCGATCCGCATCCCGCCGCTGCGCGAGCGCGGCGCCGACATCGAGCTGCTGGCGCAGACGCTGCTCGCGCGCTTCACCGCGCTGCACGGCAAGCGGCTGCAGGGCTTCAGCGAGCGGGCGTTGCAGGCGCTGGGCCGCCACGCCTGGCCGGGCAATGTGCGCGAGCTGGAGAACATCGTCGAGCGCGGCGTCATCCTCGCCGCGCAGGGCGGCTCGATCGAGGCCGAGGACCTGTTCTCGCTCAGCCCCGGCCACGCCGACCAGGCCGCCGACCGCACCGGCCTCGATCCGCACGGCCAGCTCGCCACGCTGCCGCCGGATCCGGACGAGGACCTCTGCGAACGCATGCTCGCCAGCGGGCTGCCGCTGGAGGAGCTGGAACACCAGTTGCTCGCCTTTGCCGTGGCCCGCGAGAGTGGCAACCTGTCCGCCGCGGCCCGCCGCCTGGGGATCACCCGCCCGCAGCTCGCTTACCGGCTGCGCCGTGGTCCCATGCCGTCCGAACCTGGAGCTGCCTGA
- a CDS encoding MaoC family dehydratase, with protein MPDHALPSIPLAELPGRLGEVLGTSPWLTIDQARIDAFARATEDLQWIHTDPARAAAGPFGTTIAHGFLTLSLLSWMGEHAFEIPHLRMSINYGLNRVRFPAPLPVGSRVRGVFRLLACEQIDGGSQVTVEATVEREGSTRPVCVAESVSRRYS; from the coding sequence ATGCCCGACCACGCCCTCCCGTCCATCCCGCTCGCCGAACTGCCCGGCCGCCTCGGCGAGGTGCTCGGCACCAGCCCCTGGCTGACGATCGACCAGGCCCGCATCGACGCCTTCGCCCGCGCCACCGAAGACCTGCAGTGGATCCACACCGACCCGGCGCGCGCCGCGGCCGGCCCGTTCGGCACCACCATCGCGCACGGCTTCCTGACGCTGTCGCTGCTGTCGTGGATGGGCGAACACGCCTTCGAGATCCCGCACCTGCGGATGAGCATCAACTACGGGCTGAACCGGGTGCGCTTCCCGGCGCCGCTGCCGGTGGGCAGCCGGGTGCGCGGCGTGTTCCGGCTGCTGGCCTGCGAGCAGATCGACGGCGGCTCGCAAGTCACGGTGGAAGCCACCGTCGAACGCGAAGGCTCGACCAGGCCGGTCTGCGTGGCCGAGTCGGTGTCGCGCCGCTATTCCTGA
- a CDS encoding phenol hydroxylase subunit produces the protein MTASPSLDTASDTDLDTRKKYVRVLEQRADGLVLFEFAIGWPELLVELLLPEPAFAEFCATHRVIRLDH, from the coding sequence ATGACCGCAAGCCCGTCCCTCGATACCGCATCCGACACCGATCTCGACACCCGCAAGAAGTACGTCCGCGTGCTGGAGCAGCGGGCCGACGGTCTCGTGCTCTTCGAGTTCGCGATCGGCTGGCCGGAGCTGCTGGTCGAGCTGCTGCTGCCCGAGCCAGCGTTCGCCGAGTTCTGCGCCACGCACCGCGTGATCCGGCTGGACCACTGA
- a CDS encoding aromatic/alkene monooxygenase hydroxylase subunit beta has translation MNIDLQAREIQPLRQTLTRVAEHLGSDKAASRYLEATIGAQPAANFHYRPTWQPEFELFDTARTAIRLKDWYVLKDPRQYYYANWTMTRARQQDAMESNFQFVESKGMVAAMTDAVREQALTVLMPLRHAAWGANMNNASVCAYGYGTAFTAPAMFHAMDNLGVAQYLTRLGLVLGEPEVLDVGKQAWLAAPVWQELRRLVEDTLVVKDPFELFVAQNLAIDGLLYPLVYGSFIDDHLTLKGATAVAMMTAFMTDWHAESARWIDAVVKTAAAESDENRALLSKWTTHWVARAQTALAPIAQLAMGDHGDAALADARTTLDARCRKAGLAV, from the coding sequence ATGAACATCGACCTGCAAGCGCGCGAGATCCAGCCGCTGCGCCAGACCCTCACCCGCGTGGCCGAGCACCTCGGCAGCGACAAGGCGGCCTCGCGCTACCTGGAAGCCACCATCGGCGCGCAGCCCGCGGCCAACTTCCACTACCGCCCGACCTGGCAGCCGGAGTTCGAGCTGTTCGACACGGCGCGCACGGCGATCCGGCTCAAGGACTGGTACGTGCTGAAGGATCCGCGCCAGTACTACTACGCCAACTGGACCATGACCCGCGCGCGCCAGCAGGACGCGATGGAGTCGAACTTCCAGTTCGTCGAGTCGAAGGGCATGGTCGCGGCCATGACCGATGCCGTGCGCGAGCAGGCGCTGACGGTGCTGATGCCGCTGCGCCACGCCGCCTGGGGCGCCAACATGAACAACGCCTCGGTCTGCGCCTATGGCTACGGCACGGCGTTCACGGCCCCGGCGATGTTCCACGCGATGGACAACCTGGGCGTGGCGCAGTACCTGACCCGGCTCGGGCTGGTGCTGGGCGAGCCGGAGGTGCTCGACGTGGGCAAGCAGGCCTGGCTGGCCGCGCCGGTCTGGCAGGAGCTGCGCCGGCTGGTGGAGGACACCCTGGTCGTGAAGGACCCGTTCGAGCTGTTCGTCGCGCAGAACCTGGCGATCGACGGCCTGCTCTATCCGCTGGTCTACGGCAGCTTCATCGACGACCACCTGACGCTCAAGGGCGCCACCGCCGTCGCGATGATGACCGCGTTCATGACCGACTGGCACGCCGAGAGCGCGCGCTGGATCGACGCCGTGGTGAAGACGGCTGCGGCCGAATCGGACGAGAACCGCGCGCTGCTGTCGAAGTGGACCACCCACTGGGTCGCCCGCGCCCAGACCGCCCTGGCGCCCATCGCCCAGCTCGCCATGGGCGACCACGGCGACGCCGCGCTGGCGGACGCCCGCACCACGCTCGACGCCCGCTGCCGCAAGGCCGGCCTCGCCGTCTGA
- a CDS encoding MmoB/DmpM family protein — MSNVFIAFQANEESRPVVEAIVADNPTAVVTHPTGLTKIDVPQRLTIRRATIEEITGRPYDLQQIHVNLVTLSGHIDEDDDQLTLSWAQ, encoded by the coding sequence ATGTCGAACGTTTTCATCGCCTTCCAGGCCAACGAGGAATCCCGGCCAGTGGTCGAGGCCATCGTGGCCGACAACCCCACCGCCGTCGTCACGCACCCGACCGGGCTGACCAAGATCGACGTGCCGCAGCGCCTGACGATCCGCCGCGCAACGATCGAGGAGATCACCGGCCGCCCCTACGACCTGCAGCAGATCCACGTCAACCTCGTGACGCTGTCGGGCCACATCGACGAGGACGACGACCAACTCACCCTGAGCTGGGCGCAATAA
- a CDS encoding aromatic/alkene/methane monooxygenase hydroxylase/oxygenase subunit alpha, translated as MDTRVAKKKLGLKERYAAMTRGLGWETTYQPMDKVFPYDTYEGIKIHDWDKWQDPFRLTMDAYWKYQGEKEKKLYAVIEAFAQNNGQLGVSDARYINALKLFIQGVTPLEYYAHRGFAHVGRQFTGEGARVAAQMQSIDELRHFQTETHALSHYNKYFNGMHHSSHWFDRVWYLSVPKSFFEDACTGGPFEFLTAVSFSFEYVLTNLLFVPFMSGAAHNGDMSTVTFGFSAQSDESRHMTLGIECIKFMLEQDPANVPIVQKWIDKWFWRGYRLLTIVAMMQDYMLPKRVMSWKEAWEMYAEQNGGALFKDLARYGIREPKGWKDACEGKDHISHQAWATFYNYNAAAPFHTWVPNEDEMQWLAEKYPDSFESTYKPRWDYWREQAAAGNRFYNKTLPMLCTTCQIPMLFTEPGDATKICYRESNYFGNKYHFCSDHCKEIFEDEPEKYIQSWLPVHQIYQGNCFKPGTDPTAEGFDPLIAVLQWYELNIGRDNFDFEGSEDQKNFAAWRADGGMGHTGGAAA; from the coding sequence ATGGACACCCGCGTCGCCAAGAAAAAGCTCGGCCTCAAGGAACGCTACGCCGCGATGACCCGCGGCCTCGGCTGGGAGACCACCTACCAGCCGATGGACAAGGTCTTCCCGTACGACACCTACGAGGGCATCAAGATCCACGACTGGGACAAGTGGCAAGACCCCTTCCGCCTGACGATGGACGCCTACTGGAAGTACCAGGGCGAGAAGGAAAAGAAGCTCTACGCCGTCATCGAGGCCTTTGCGCAGAACAACGGCCAGCTCGGCGTGAGCGATGCGCGCTACATCAACGCGCTGAAGCTCTTCATCCAGGGTGTCACGCCACTGGAGTACTACGCCCACCGCGGCTTCGCCCACGTCGGCCGCCAGTTTACCGGCGAAGGCGCGCGGGTCGCGGCGCAGATGCAGTCGATCGACGAGCTGCGCCACTTCCAGACCGAAACGCACGCGCTCTCGCACTACAACAAGTACTTCAACGGGATGCACCATTCGAGCCACTGGTTCGACCGCGTCTGGTACCTGTCGGTGCCGAAGAGCTTCTTCGAGGACGCCTGCACCGGCGGCCCGTTCGAGTTCCTGACCGCGGTGAGCTTCTCGTTCGAGTACGTGCTGACCAACCTGCTGTTCGTGCCCTTCATGTCGGGCGCGGCGCACAACGGCGACATGTCCACAGTGACCTTCGGCTTCTCGGCCCAGTCCGATGAGTCGCGCCACATGACGCTGGGCATCGAGTGCATCAAGTTCATGCTGGAGCAGGACCCGGCCAATGTGCCGATCGTGCAGAAGTGGATCGACAAGTGGTTCTGGCGCGGCTACCGCCTGCTGACCATCGTGGCGATGATGCAGGACTACATGCTCCCGAAGCGCGTCATGAGCTGGAAGGAGGCCTGGGAGATGTACGCCGAGCAGAACGGCGGCGCGCTGTTCAAGGACCTGGCGCGTTACGGCATCCGCGAGCCCAAGGGCTGGAAGGACGCCTGCGAAGGCAAGGACCACATCAGCCACCAGGCGTGGGCCACCTTCTACAACTACAACGCCGCCGCGCCGTTCCACACCTGGGTGCCGAACGAGGACGAGATGCAGTGGCTGGCCGAGAAGTACCCGGACAGCTTCGAGTCGACCTACAAGCCGCGCTGGGACTACTGGCGCGAGCAGGCCGCCGCCGGCAACCGCTTCTACAACAAGACGCTGCCGATGCTCTGCACGACGTGCCAGATCCCGATGCTCTTCACCGAGCCGGGGGACGCCACCAAGATCTGCTACCGCGAATCGAACTACTTCGGCAACAAGTACCACTTCTGCTCGGACCACTGCAAGGAGATCTTCGAGGACGAGCCCGAGAAGTACATCCAGAGCTGGCTGCCGGTGCACCAGATCTACCAGGGGAACTGCTTCAAGCCGGGCACCGATCCGACCGCCGAAGGCTTCGACCCGCTCATCGCCGTGCTGCAGTGGTACGAGCTGAACATCGGCCGGGACAACTTCGATTTCGAAGGCTCGGAAGACCAGAAGAACTTCGCCGCCTGGCGTGCAGACGGCGGCATGGGCCACACCGGAGGAGCTGCAGCATGA